In a single window of the Desulfovibrio sp. ZJ209 genome:
- a CDS encoding glycyl-radical enzyme activating protein produces the protein MSDAQTTGIVFNIQKFSVHDGKGIRTLVFLKGCPLRCRWCSNPESQRHEPEHAFNPMRCLTAEVCGRCVNACTSGALTLKNGLIAFDPRACEQCFACADACPSGSQSVYGERMTVDAVLNKVEEDGVFYNRSGGGLTLSGGEALAQPDFALALLREARRRRIKTAIETCGYYPYERLAEACASLDALIFDIKCFDPALHKKFTGVDNARILDNFRRVCEDFPLLPIRARTPVIPGFNDNEAEIQAIREFVPRRPNVEYELLTYHRMGQPKYGYLGRIYEMEGANLVEDIMRRLRDIAQ, from the coding sequence ATGAGCGACGCGCAAACTACCGGCATCGTCTTCAATATCCAGAAATTCAGCGTCCATGACGGCAAGGGCATCCGCACCCTGGTCTTCCTCAAGGGCTGCCCCCTGCGCTGCCGCTGGTGCAGCAACCCGGAATCGCAGCGCCACGAGCCCGAGCACGCCTTCAACCCCATGCGCTGCCTCACGGCCGAGGTGTGCGGGCGCTGCGTCAACGCCTGCACAAGCGGGGCGCTCACCCTGAAGAACGGGCTCATCGCCTTTGACCCGCGCGCCTGCGAACAGTGCTTCGCGTGCGCGGACGCCTGCCCCTCGGGCTCGCAGAGCGTCTACGGCGAGCGCATGACCGTGGACGCCGTGCTCAACAAGGTGGAGGAGGACGGCGTTTTCTACAACCGCTCGGGCGGCGGCCTCACCCTCTCCGGCGGCGAGGCCCTGGCCCAGCCCGACTTCGCCCTGGCCCTGCTGCGCGAGGCCAGGCGGCGCCGCATCAAGACGGCCATCGAGACCTGCGGCTATTACCCGTATGAACGCCTCGCCGAGGCCTGCGCCTCGCTGGATGCCCTGATCTTCGACATCAAGTGCTTTGACCCCGCGCTGCACAAGAAGTTCACCGGCGTGGACAACGCCCGCATCCTCGACAATTTCCGCCGCGTCTGCGAGGACTTCCCCCTCTTGCCCATCCGGGCGCGCACCCCGGTGATCCCGGGCTTCAACGACAATGAGGCCGAGATCCAGGCCATCCGGGAATTCGTGCCCAGGCGCCCCAATGTGGAATACGAGCTTTTGACCTATCACCGCATGGGGCAGCCCAAGTACGGCTATCTCGGCCGCATCTACGAGATGGAAGGCGCGAACCTCGTGGAGGACATCATGCGCCGCCTGCGCGACATCGCGCAGTAA
- a CDS encoding glycyl radical protein, whose translation MSQCSCMSPQEDRVINKNVNREGRERIYKILERNQFTLPHVDVERAKYFTESMRETEGELLTLRWAKALKNVAEKITVWITPDQLLAGRVGKLGRYGILYPEIDGDFYREVLADLEHRDKSPFQISKEDIKTVMEDIAPYWEGKTYHEHLNRVLPADIRTVTYHDERGLKSKFVVSETSSYRSALQWVPDYEKVITKGMLAIQQEAKDKLATLDLNNSVDLWEKKPFLEAMVIVCDAIMIWARRHADLARNMAANETDPKRKQELLEIAEVCDRVPAYPARTFREAVQSQWFVQMFSRLEQKASAIISNGRMDQYLYPFYKKDIEEGRLTREQAKELLECMWVDMAQFIDLYINPTGVEFQEGYAHWEAVTIGGQTREGEDATNDLTYLFLESKREFPLNYPDLAARIHSRSPERFLYEVALTVKDGSGFPKLINDEEVVFLNTVKGCPVDEALDYAVSGCTETRMPNRDTYTSGCVYVNFATALEMTLYNGRMLHYGDELIGVETGDPLEFKTWEEFYDAYKTQHLNLLRKAFQQQHVVDRLRPQHFAAPFSSVLHDLCMENMLDLHTEKIPGGVDYSYFEFLGYGTVVDSLAAIKKLVFDEKKLTLKEVIDACKADFKGYEPIREMLRNAPCYGNNDPYADSIAKDVDRFTQVEAEKSTRERGVHVDVRYVPITSHVPFGKVVSATPNGRHAWTALSDGSSASHGADKNGPTAVLLSNYHSKNYGMTNRASRLLNIKLSPKCVEGDEGTEKIINLIRTWCDLKLWHLQFNIVNRQTLLNAQKEPDNYRSLLVRIAGYSAYFCDLSRDLQNDIIDRTEHSAF comes from the coding sequence ATGAGCCAGTGCAGCTGCATGTCGCCGCAGGAAGACCGCGTCATCAACAAGAATGTCAACCGTGAGGGCCGCGAGCGCATCTACAAGATCCTTGAGCGCAACCAGTTCACCCTCCCGCATGTGGATGTGGAGCGGGCCAAGTATTTCACCGAGTCCATGCGCGAGACCGAGGGCGAGCTGCTCACCCTGCGCTGGGCCAAGGCGCTCAAGAACGTGGCCGAGAAGATCACGGTCTGGATCACGCCCGACCAGCTGCTCGCCGGCCGCGTGGGCAAGCTCGGCCGTTACGGCATCCTCTATCCCGAGATCGACGGCGACTTTTACCGCGAAGTGCTCGCCGACCTTGAGCACCGCGACAAGAGCCCCTTCCAGATCTCCAAGGAAGACATCAAGACGGTCATGGAAGACATCGCCCCCTACTGGGAGGGCAAGACCTACCACGAACACCTCAACCGCGTGCTGCCCGCCGACATCCGCACTGTCACCTACCATGACGAGCGCGGCCTGAAGTCCAAGTTCGTGGTCAGCGAGACCTCCTCCTACCGCTCGGCCCTCCAGTGGGTGCCGGACTACGAGAAGGTCATCACCAAGGGCATGCTCGCCATCCAGCAGGAGGCCAAGGACAAGCTCGCCACCCTTGACCTCAACAATTCGGTCGACCTGTGGGAGAAAAAGCCCTTCCTCGAAGCCATGGTCATCGTCTGCGACGCCATCATGATCTGGGCGCGCCGCCACGCCGACCTCGCCCGCAACATGGCCGCCAACGAGACCGACCCCAAGCGCAAGCAGGAACTGCTCGAGATCGCCGAGGTCTGCGACCGCGTGCCCGCCTATCCGGCGCGCACCTTCCGCGAGGCCGTGCAGAGCCAGTGGTTCGTGCAGATGTTCTCGCGCCTGGAGCAGAAGGCGAGCGCCATCATCTCCAACGGCCGCATGGACCAGTACCTCTATCCCTTCTACAAGAAGGACATCGAGGAAGGCCGCCTCACCCGCGAGCAGGCCAAGGAGCTGCTCGAGTGCATGTGGGTGGACATGGCCCAGTTCATCGACCTCTACATCAACCCCACGGGCGTGGAGTTCCAGGAGGGCTATGCCCACTGGGAGGCCGTGACCATCGGCGGCCAGACCCGCGAGGGCGAGGACGCCACCAACGACCTCACCTATCTCTTCCTCGAATCCAAGCGCGAGTTCCCGCTCAACTATCCCGACCTCGCCGCGCGCATCCACTCCCGCTCGCCCGAGCGCTTCCTCTATGAGGTGGCGCTGACCGTGAAGGACGGCTCCGGCTTCCCCAAGCTCATCAACGACGAGGAAGTGGTCTTCCTGAACACGGTCAAGGGCTGCCCGGTGGACGAGGCGCTGGACTACGCCGTGTCGGGCTGCACCGAGACGCGCATGCCCAACCGCGACACCTACACCTCGGGCTGCGTGTACGTGAACTTCGCCACGGCGCTCGAAATGACGCTCTACAACGGCCGCATGCTCCACTACGGCGACGAGCTCATCGGCGTGGAGACCGGCGACCCGCTGGAATTCAAGACCTGGGAAGAGTTCTACGACGCCTACAAGACCCAGCACCTCAACCTCTTGCGCAAGGCCTTCCAGCAACAGCATGTGGTGGACCGCCTGCGGCCCCAGCACTTCGCGGCGCCCTTCTCCTCCGTGCTGCACGACCTGTGCATGGAGAACATGCTCGACCTGCACACCGAGAAGATCCCGGGTGGCGTGGACTACTCCTACTTCGAGTTCCTGGGCTACGGCACCGTGGTGGACTCGCTCGCGGCCATCAAGAAGCTCGTGTTCGACGAGAAGAAGCTGACCCTCAAGGAAGTCATCGACGCCTGCAAGGCCGACTTCAAGGGCTATGAGCCCATCCGCGAGATGCTGCGCAACGCCCCCTGCTACGGCAACAACGACCCCTATGCCGACAGCATCGCCAAGGACGTGGACCGCTTCACCCAGGTGGAGGCGGAAAAGAGCACCCGCGAGCGCGGCGTCCATGTGGACGTGCGCTATGTGCCTATCACCTCGCATGTGCCCTTCGGCAAGGTGGTTTCGGCCACGCCCAACGGCCGCCACGCCTGGACCGCCCTTTCCGACGGCTCCTCGGCCTCGCACGGCGCGGACAAGAACGGCCCCACCGCCGTGCTGCTCTCCAACTACCACTCCAAGAACTACGGCATGACCAACCGCGCCTCGCGCCTCCTGAACATCAAGCTCTCGCCCAAGTGCGTCGAGGGCGACGAGGGCACGGAAAAGATCATCAACCTCATCAGGACCTGGTGCGACCTCAAGCTGTGGCACCTCCAGTTCAACATCGTCAACCGGCAGACCCTGCTCAACGCCCAGAAGGAGCCGGACAACTACCGCAGCCTGCTCGTGCGCATCGCCGGCTACAGCGCCTACTTCTGCGATCTCTCCCGCGACCTGCAGAACGACATCATCGACCGCACCGAGCACAGCGCCTTCTAA
- a CDS encoding sulfite exporter TauE/SafE family protein, with protein MTLLLFLYLNTTWFLGGLLTGLTSFGGNLFAIPLLTLVMPAREAILLGCLSGAAILLGLGFVYRRDVPWLETVCLGLAGLPGVPLGNAFLNHAGPRLLMLAAGASLVLFLLWQFLSGRLHVAQAPIGRWWSAPCGFMAGIMMSAVGMGGPPLVLYAYLRHWSKESTIGGANLAAFISMLGVLQAQWAAGLYTPELLRDGLLGGLFGILGIVASVPIVRKVDALLFRRLLLLMIALSAVMLLARGLAA; from the coding sequence ATGACCCTCCTGCTCTTTCTCTATCTCAACACCACCTGGTTCCTCGGCGGGCTCCTCACCGGCCTGACCTCCTTCGGGGGCAATCTCTTCGCCATCCCCCTGCTCACCCTCGTCATGCCCGCGCGGGAGGCTATCCTGCTCGGCTGCCTGAGCGGCGCGGCCATCCTGCTCGGGCTCGGTTTCGTCTACCGCCGCGATGTGCCCTGGCTGGAAACAGTGTGCCTCGGGCTGGCGGGGCTGCCCGGCGTGCCCCTCGGCAACGCCTTTCTCAACCACGCGGGCCCGCGGCTGCTCATGCTTGCCGCCGGGGCGAGCCTTGTGCTTTTCCTCCTCTGGCAATTCCTTTCCGGGCGCCTCCATGTGGCGCAAGCGCCCATCGGCCGCTGGTGGAGCGCGCCCTGCGGCTTCATGGCCGGTATCATGATGAGCGCCGTGGGCATGGGCGGCCCGCCGCTCGTGCTCTATGCCTATCTTCGCCACTGGAGCAAGGAGAGCACCATCGGCGGCGCCAATCTCGCCGCCTTCATCTCCATGCTTGGCGTATTGCAGGCGCAGTGGGCCGCGGGGCTTTATACCCCGGAGCTGCTCCGCGACGGCCTTTTGGGGGGCCTGTTCGGCATTCTCGGCATCGTGGCCAGCGTGCCCATCGTGCGCAAGGTCGATGCCCTGCTCTTCCGGCGCCTGCTTTTGCTGATGATCGCGCTTTCGGCCGTCATGCTGCTGGCGCGCGGCCTTGCGGCCTGA